A genomic stretch from Vanrija pseudolonga chromosome 6, complete sequence includes:
- the NPL4 gene encoding Nuclear protein localization protein 4, with translation MLLRIRSPAGTARITVESTTSGEDLTAKILETIPKSEPQPDLSTVTLSNQPGAAAEKVGLDALKGRKVSDMGFSHGDLLFLSYKPLEAGSSSPSLAPPAPAPATLRGGSGAPSTSTSGTATPSAAPVGPNLDHVVEPEIDVYWNGQSGKIDRKRDNAFCRHGEKAMCDYCMPLEPYDAKYQAENQIKHLSFHAHLRKLLAGRPPSAASSSFVPPLTPLSLAVLTPCPSGTHAPFPEGICSKCQPSALTLQSQSFRMVDHVEFATPAIIDTLLSAWRRTGTQRFGFLIGRYDKYEKVPMGVKAVVEAVWEPQQEGEVDGLTIEVPWEDEKRVGEISAWCQKGLGVVGMIYTDLTPDPEDITKTLYKRHAQSYTASGLEMLASAQYQVAHPLATKASPTGSFSSRFVTCCLTGTEEGGIDATCWQATEQAEAMVKANTVEGSVDPSVVRVRKPSPGEYIPEVFYSFKNEYGIQVKMPAKPTFPVEYLFVNVTHGFPVDPDPLFVSSNFPVENRPGLHNQSLEVVIRELLKILSGSDLEVSDTGTWPARIKKEVEKWLSDFHLVTFLCLHGSFSTEEQKLIGQVATAHANPKHANALEKLFHSPGWQTLLMLAESSKGASAGFGNDSGTTAEQLAGMGIASPGGSGSAGRSGTGTPAVAPDVGGEKACPHCTFINEATATDCMVCGLPL, from the exons ATG CTCCTCCGCATTCGCTCGCCAGCAGGCACGGCGAGGATAACAGTcgagtcgacgacgtcgggcgAGGACCTCACCGCCAAGATCCTCGAGACGATCCCCAAGAGCGAGCCGCAGCCCGACCTGTCGACCGTCACGCTGAGCAAccagcccggcgcggcggccgagaaggtcggcctcgacgcgctcaagggccGCAAGGTGTCGGACATGGGCTTCAG CCACGGTGACCTCCTGTTCCTGTCGTACAAgccgctcgaggccggcTCATCGAGCCCATCACTCGCGCCccctgcgccagcgccagccacgctccgcggcggctcgggtgcGCCGTCGACTTCAACGTCCGGAACCGCCACCCCGTCAGCTGCGCCTGTCGGTCCTAACCTCGACCATGTTGTCGAGCCCGAGATCGACGTGTACTGGAACGGCCAGAGCGGCAAGATTGACCGTAAGCGCGACAACGCGTTCTGCCGCCACGGCGAGAAGGCCATGTGTGACTACTGCATGCCTCTGGAG CCATACGACGCAAAATACCAGGCCGAGAACCAGATCAAGCACCTGTCGTTCCACGCCCATCTTcgcaagctcctcgccggccgcccACCATCagccgcgtcgtcctcgtttGTCCCGCCACTCACTCCACTCTCCCTTGCCGTCTTGACCCCATGTCCCTCGGGAACGCACGCGCCGTTCCCAGAGGGTATCTGCTCCAAGTGCCAGCCCTCGGCCCTCACCCTCCAGTCGCAGTCGTTCCGCATGGTCGACCATGTCGAGTTTGCGACCCCTGCCATCATCGACACACTCCTCAGCGCATGGCGAAGAACCGGTACCCAGCGCTTCGGCTTCCTTATCGGCCGCTACGACAAGTACGAGAAGGTGCCGATGGGCGTCAAGGCCGTAGTGGAGGCAGTGTGGGAGCCCCAgcaggagggcgaggtcgacggctTGACGATCGAGGTTCCATGGGAGGATGAGAAGCGTGTAGGGGAGATCTCGGCGTGGTGCCAGAAGGgccttggtgtcgtcggcatGATCTACACGGATCTGACTCC TGACCCAGAGGACATTACAAAGACGCTGTACAAGCGACACGCGCAGAGCTACACGGCGTCGGGTCTTGAGATGCTCGCCAGTGCCCAGTATCAGGTCGCCCACCCACTCGCCACCAAGGCGTCGCCTACGGGCTCGTTCTCGTCGCGCTTCGTGACTTGCTGTCTGACGGGCACCGAGGAGGGAGGCATCGACGCGACGTGTTGGCAGGCAACagagcaggccgaggccatggTCAAGGCCAACACTGTGGAGGGTAGCGTCGACCCGTCGGTGGTCCGCGTCCGCAAGCCCTCTCCTGGCGAGTACATCCCCGAGGTCTTCTACAGCTTCAAGAACGAGTACGGCATCCAGGTCAAGATGCCTGCCAAGCCCACCTTCCCCGTCGAGTACCTCTTCGTCAACGTCACCCACGGTTTCCCCGTTGACCCCGACCCGCTGTTTGTCTCCTCGAACTTCCCCGTCGAGAACCGCCCGGGCCTGCACAACCAGTCTCTCGAGGTCGTCATtcgcgagctcctcaagaTTCTCAGCGGATCCGACCTCGAGGTGTCAGACACGGGCACTTGGCCCGCTCGCATCAAGAAGGAGGTGGAGAAGTGGCTGTCGGACTTCCACCTCGTCACCTTCCTGTGCTTGCACGGATCCTTCTCCACCGAGGAGCAGAAGCTCATCGGGcaggtggcgacggcgcacgCCAACCCGAAGCACGCCAACGCGTTGGAAAAGCTCTTCCACTCTCCAGGATGGCAGACGCTGCTGATgctcgccgagtcgtccAAGGGTGCATCGGCGGGCTTTGGCAACGACAGCGGAACGACGGCCGAGCAGCTGGCAGGCATGGGCATCGCGTCGCCTGGCGGCTCGGGCAGCGCCGGACGGTCGGGTACCGGTACGCCTGCGGTCGCCCCagatgtcggcggcgagaaggccTGCCCTCATTGCACGTTCATCAACGAGGCAACGGCCACCGACTGCATGGTGTGCGGCCTGCCTCTGtag
- the AQY1 gene encoding Aquaporin-1 — MSAVTKQEEDRLAGSTSTAAEVPAAAIPPGSDVARNHGVAFLGEFVGTTMFLLFSLGGTSVALQAANSVTGKINDGGSSVANSDNLLYIAIIFGASLAANVWCFFRISGGLFNPAVTLSFVVIGGITPIRGVLLFIAQIAGGLAGAALADGLTPGPLFAATTLGGGASTVQGLFIEVFMTAMLVFTILIVAVEKNKSTFIAPVAIGLSFFICEMFSVYYTGGSLNPARSLGPAVMNRKFPHYFWIYWIGPLLGSLLAAGFYKLLKLVRYETNLGPDCDGDGVTYEYENDLRARLNRIEGLLTQQVKHSQSAV, encoded by the exons ATGTCCGCCGTCACCAAGCAGGAAGAAGACCGCCTTGCCGGCTccacctcgaccgccgccgaggtccccgccgccgccatccccCCCGGCAGCGATGTCGCCCGTAACC ACGGtgtcgccttcctcggcgagTTCGTCGGAACCACCATGTTCCTTCTCTTCTCGCTCGGTGGTACCAG CGTCGCCCTCCAGGCCGCCAACTCGGTCACTGGCAAGATCAACGACGGTGGTTCGTCGGTTGCCAACTCGGACAACCT GCTCTACATTGCCATCATCTTcggcgcctcgctcgccgccaacgtctGGTGCTTCTTCCGTATCTCGGGTGGTCTCTTCAACCCCGCCGTCACCCTCTCCTTTGTTGTGATTGGCGGCATCACGCCCATCCGTGGTGTCCTTCTCTTCATTGCCCAGATCGCTGGTGGTCTTGCT GGCGCTGCTCTTGCCGATGGCCTCACCCCCGGTCCCCTCTTCGCCGCTACTacccttggcggcggtgcgtcgACTGTCCAGGGCCTCTTCATCGAGGTCTTCATGACCGCCATGCTCGTCTTCAccatcctcatcgtcgccgtTGAGAAGAACAAGTCGACCTTCATCGCCCCCGTCGCCATTGGCCTCTCGTTCTTCATCTGCGAGATGTTCTCGGTCTACTACACCGGTGGCTCGCTCAACCCTGCCCGTTCGCTCGGCCCCGCCGTCATGAACCGCAAGTTCCCCCACTACTTCTGGATCTACTGGATTGGCCCTCTCCTCGGATCCCTCCTCGCTGCGGGCTTCTAcaagctcctcaagctcgtccGCTACGAGACCAACCTCGGCCCTGACTGCGACGGTGACGGTGTCACTTACGAGTACGAGAACGACCTCCGTGCCCGCCTCAACCGCATCGAGGGCCTCCTTACCCAGCAGGTCAAGCACTCGCAGTCGGCCGTCTAA